One genomic segment of Mycolicibacterium gilvum includes these proteins:
- a CDS encoding YraN family protein, with translation MTRTDTRAGVGALGEQLAVDYLQGLGLRVLARNWRCRYGELDVVVADDAVQAVVFVEVKTRTTDRFGGVAEAVTPVKVRRLRRLAGLWLSEQDARWESVRLDVVTVRIGQGRSPELTHIEGVG, from the coding sequence ATGACCAGAACGGACACCCGCGCCGGGGTCGGCGCGTTGGGGGAACAACTCGCGGTGGACTACCTGCAGGGGCTCGGGCTGCGGGTGCTGGCGCGAAACTGGCGGTGCCGCTACGGCGAACTGGACGTCGTCGTCGCCGACGATGCGGTGCAGGCGGTGGTGTTCGTGGAAGTCAAGACCCGGACCACCGACCGGTTCGGCGGTGTCGCAGAGGCGGTGACGCCGGTGAAGGTCCGTCGCCTGCGCCGGCTGGCCGGCCTGTGGCTGAGCGAGCAGGACGCACGCTGGGAGTCGGTGCGCCTCGACGTCGTGACGGTCCGGATCGGGCAGGGGCGCAGCCCGGAGCTCACGCACATCGAAGGGGTGGGGTGA
- a CDS encoding DUF1206 domain-containing protein yields MAVRTPGGSMPRSLHGAADRAADSNALEKLARVGFAASGVLHLLVAYIIAKLAFVGGGAGGGGNADQSGALATVAGQTGGAVMLWVIAAGLVALGLWYVAEAVLGSKPKERSNEDKPAWKRVKPLGLAIVNFALAFSAARYAMGSGQSNAQQNAGWSAQLMQSTGGKALLIAIGIGVAAVGAYHIYKGASEKFLDELRGSYGKSVTVIGVTGYAAKGLVLAGAGLLVILATVQADPTKATGLDAAVKTLGQAPFGKFLLIAAAVGIAAFGLYSFVRSRYGRM; encoded by the coding sequence ATGGCCGTCCGCACGCCAGGCGGGTCGATGCCCCGCTCGCTTCACGGAGCCGCCGACCGCGCGGCCGACAGCAACGCCCTCGAGAAGCTGGCGCGTGTCGGCTTCGCCGCCAGCGGTGTGCTGCACCTGCTGGTCGCCTACATCATCGCCAAGCTCGCATTCGTCGGCGGTGGCGCAGGGGGTGGCGGGAACGCCGACCAGTCCGGCGCGCTCGCGACCGTCGCCGGACAGACCGGCGGCGCGGTGATGCTGTGGGTCATCGCCGCCGGGCTCGTCGCCCTCGGGCTGTGGTACGTGGCGGAGGCCGTGCTGGGCTCCAAACCGAAGGAGCGCAGCAATGAGGACAAGCCCGCGTGGAAGCGCGTCAAACCCCTCGGACTCGCCATCGTCAACTTCGCGCTCGCGTTCTCCGCAGCCCGATACGCGATGGGCAGCGGCCAGTCGAACGCCCAGCAGAACGCGGGGTGGTCCGCCCAGCTCATGCAGTCGACCGGCGGCAAGGCACTGCTGATCGCGATCGGCATCGGTGTCGCCGCCGTCGGCGCCTATCACATCTACAAAGGCGCCTCGGAGAAGTTCCTCGACGAACTGCGCGGGTCCTACGGGAAGTCGGTGACGGTCATCGGCGTCACCGGCTATGCCGCCAAAGGCCTCGTCCTCGCCGGCGCGGGCCTGCTGGTCATCCTCGCGACGGTGCAGGCCGACCCGACCAAGGCCACCGGGCTCGACGCCGCGGTCAAGACGCTCGGGCAGGCGCCGTTCGGCAAGTTCCTGCTGATCGCCGCCGCGGTCGGGATCGCCGCCTTCGGCCTCTACAGCTTCGTCCGGAGCCGCTACGGCCGGATGTGA